Genomic segment of Paenibacillus sp. FSL R5-0912:
TTACAGCATACTTGCTTCTAACAAATCAGCAGGAGGTATCGTTCATGACCGGAACCAGCGGCTTAATCCTTAGTATGGTGCGAAGAATGAACAAAAAAATAGGCAAAAAGTGCGGCAATCTGTGCGGGGGAAATAACCCAGAAATGCTTCTGCCGGAACCGGAAGTCCGCTGCATCAATAGATGCAGCAGGACTGGAGGGTACCTGTCATGAGCGGGCGGTTAACGACTCATGTGCTGGACCTGTCGCAAGGGAAGCCTGCAGCGGGCATGTCGCTACAGCTTTGGAGTTTCGGTGAGGGAATGCCCTCACTGTTATGCGAGGCTGTCACGAACAGTGACGGCAGGCTGGACGCTCCCCTGCTGGCAGGGGAAGCATTGCTGGCCGGAAGCTACGAGCTGCTCTTCATGGCTGGTGATTACTTCAGGGGTGCTCAGGCGGGTGCTGGCAGTGAACCGGCAAGCGGGACCGGCAGCATGTTTCTTGAGCATATCCCGATCCGCTTCAGCATTACGGACCCGGCAGAGCATTATCATGTGCCGCTGCTGGTTGCACCGGGAGGATACAGCACATACCGAGGCAGTTAAACGTACCTATACAAATACAAATACGAATACCATTACGAATACCACTAGACCGGAGGTGACCGTTACATGGAGGAATCCTATGAGCTTATTATCAGGAATGGGGATGTTGTACTCCCTGGAGAAGTCCGTAAGCTGGATATCGGTGTGAAGGACGGCAGAATCGCTGCCCTGGGCGAAGCGCTGCACGGCTCACCTGCCACTACAATAATTGATGCAGCAGGACAATATGTGCTCCCCGGCATGATTGATATGCATGTTCATTTCAATGAGCCGGCGTTCGGCCATTGGGAAGGCTTCCGCAGCGGATCGGCTTCCCTTGCTGCTGGAGGCTGTACCTGTTATGCGGATATGCCGCTGAATGGTAATCCGCCGACTGTAAATATAGAAGCACTCCGCTTGAAGACAGAAGCTGCAGCCGGGAATTCGGCGGTGGATTATGTGCTGTGGGGCGGACTCGTGCCCGGCAATCTGGAGGACCTGGAGGAGCTGGCGGCGGCAGGTGTTACCGGCTTCAAGGCGTTTATCTCGAATCCCGGCGGTGAAGGCGAAGGCCGGTTCCGCGAGGTGGATGACGACACCCTGTATCAGGGGATGGTCCGCATCGCCGCAATCGGCGGCATTCTCGCCCTGCATGCGGAGAGTGAAGAGATGACCTCGGCGCTCGGAGCAGCTGCACTCCGCGAGGGGCGGAGCACTGCGCGTGATTTCGCCGCTTCCCGCCCGCCCGAAGCAGAGCTTGAGGCTGTTGCACGGGCACTGCTATATAGTGAACGGACCGGCTGCCGGCTGCATTTCGTGCATATCAGCACCTCCGCAGCCTTGGAGCTGATTCACGAGGCGAAGAAGCGGGGGCTGGATGTTACAGCGGAGACCTGCCCTCATTATCTGATTCTGAACGAGGACAGCATGGAGGAGCTGGGGCCGCTGGCGAAATGTGCTCCGCCGCTGCGCAGCAGCGGGGAGCGGGAACGTCTGTGGGATGCGGTGGCTGCGGGCCTGGTGGATCTGATTGCTTCTGATCATTCCCCATGTCCGGCGGAATTGAAGCTGGCGCCTGGCTTGTCTTTTTTTGAAGCCTGGGGAGGAATATCAGGGGCGCAGAGCAGTCTGGAGCTGATGTTCCATGAGGGGGTGCGGGTGCGCGGCCTGCGGGTCACTCAGATTTCAGCGCTGTTGTCGGAGCTGCCTGCCCGGCGTTTCGGACTGGAGCAGCGCAAAGGCTCCATCGCTCCGGGGCTGGATGCCGATCTGGTGCTGCTTGATCCGAATGCGAATTATACCCTTCAGGCGGAGGATTTATATTACCGCCACAAGCATAGCCCTTATGCCGGTATGACCTTATCCTGCAAGGTAACGGCAACCCTCTCCCGCGGCAATGTGGTTTATACAGCCGGAGAAGGCATTGTTGCAGCGGATGGCGGTGAATGGCTGCGGATCTCCAGCCGCCGGCCGGCCCGATGAAGCTGCCGGTCCGGCATGTCCCGGCCGGAGAGATGCTGAAGCTGCTGGATGAACTCGCAGCCTTCAGTGCTCCCGGCCCGGGGGTTACCCGGCTGCTGTACACGCCGGAGTGGTACCGGGTTCAGCATTTTTTGCAAGAGAGAATGTCTGGACTCGGTCTTGAGGTCAGAACGGATGAGGTCGGAAATGTATACGGCAAGCTGGCCGGATCAGAGGTGGAAGATAAAGTCATCTTAACCGGCTCACATATCGATACGGTGGTGAGCGGCGGACGTTATGACGGTGCTTACGGAGTAGCTGCTGCTGTAACTGCACTGCATTATCTGCAGAGGACCTTCGGCCAGCCGCTGCGGTCGCTGGAGGTTGTGTCCTTTTGTGAAGAGGAGGGCAGCCGCTTTCCGTTAACGTTCTGGGGTTCGGGCAATGTTACAGGGCTGTATGACGGAAGTGAACGTGAGAGCTGTGCTGATGCCGAAGGGGTAACGCTCGCGGCAGCGATGGCTGCCTGCGGTCTGGGCGGCAGCCTTGAAGCCTCGGGAACCGGCTCGTATAATACTTCTGAGAGCGGAGACGCTGTCTTCGGACACAGTCCGGTCCGCAGTGATATTGCCGCCTACGTGGAGCTGCATATTGAACAGGGTATTATTCTGGAACGGTCATCCCGGGAGATCGGTGTGGTGCAGGCGATAGCCGGTCAGCAGAGATACAAGGTCAAGGTGTGCGGAACGGCCAATCATGCCGGAACAACGCCGATGGGGCTGAGGCAGGATGCGCTGGCAGGCAGCGCAGAAATGCTGCTGGCGCTGGAGCGTGCCGCTCTGGCGGAAGGAGATCCGCTGGTGGCTACATCGGGCAGGCTGGAAGTCTATCCGGGGACGCCGAATGTCATTCCGGGCGAAGTGCAGTTCACACTGGATATCCGGCATAGCGAAGCCTTGAGGCTGGAGCGCTTTTGCTCAGGAATTCTTGATGAATTCGCAGACATTGCCGGTAGGCGAGGCCTGATTCTGGAAGTGCTGCCTCAGTTGGCCACCACTCCTGCACCAATGGATGCCGGGTTGTGCACGCTGCTGGAACAAATCTGCCTGGAGCAGGGGCGATCGTACCGGAGCATGGTCAGCGGGGCAGGGCATGATGCCCAGCTGTTCGCGCCGCGCTGCCCGTCGGCAATGATATTCGTGCCCAGCCGGGGAGGGGTTAGCCATTCTCCTGATGAATATACGTCACCGGAAGAGCTGGCTGCGGGACTCGAAGTACTGACGGCAATCTTATATAAATTGGCTTATACAGAGAACTGAAGCTCAGGGGTTCATGAGAGGGTGCAATTCCGGAGATTCAGGAGATCCAGAGAGACAAGAGGGGGAGAGAGTGATGAAGCGCTACGAAGATTTATCGCCGTCCTTGCGGTGTATTATGACTCCGGGACCGGTAGAGGTTGATCCGCGTGTGCTGCGGGCCATGTCGTATCCGGTATTGGGTCAATTCGATCCCGAGTTTACAGATATTATGAACGAGACGATGGAGATGCTGCGGGAGCTGTTTGCCACAGGCAATAAGTGGGCCTATCCGGTGGACGGCACATCACGCTCCGGGATTGAAGCGGTAATGGTCAGTCTGATCGCTCCGGGAGACCGGGTGCTGATTCCGGTCTTCGGGCGGTTTGGCCATCTGCTGCATGAGATTGCCGAGCGCTGCGGTGCGGAGGT
This window contains:
- the uraH gene encoding hydroxyisourate hydrolase, which gives rise to MSGRLTTHVLDLSQGKPAAGMSLQLWSFGEGMPSLLCEAVTNSDGRLDAPLLAGEALLAGSYELLFMAGDYFRGAQAGAGSEPASGTGSMFLEHIPIRFSITDPAEHYHVPLLVAPGGYSTYRGS
- a CDS encoding allantoinase; this encodes MEESYELIIRNGDVVLPGEVRKLDIGVKDGRIAALGEALHGSPATTIIDAAGQYVLPGMIDMHVHFNEPAFGHWEGFRSGSASLAAGGCTCYADMPLNGNPPTVNIEALRLKTEAAAGNSAVDYVLWGGLVPGNLEDLEELAAAGVTGFKAFISNPGGEGEGRFREVDDDTLYQGMVRIAAIGGILALHAESEEMTSALGAAALREGRSTARDFAASRPPEAELEAVARALLYSERTGCRLHFVHISTSAALELIHEAKKRGLDVTAETCPHYLILNEDSMEELGPLAKCAPPLRSSGERERLWDAVAAGLVDLIASDHSPCPAELKLAPGLSFFEAWGGISGAQSSLELMFHEGVRVRGLRVTQISALLSELPARRFGLEQRKGSIAPGLDADLVLLDPNANYTLQAEDLYYRHKHSPYAGMTLSCKVTATLSRGNVVYTAGEGIVAADGGEWLRISSRRPAR
- a CDS encoding Zn-dependent hydrolase — protein: MAADLQPPAGPMKLPVRHVPAGEMLKLLDELAAFSAPGPGVTRLLYTPEWYRVQHFLQERMSGLGLEVRTDEVGNVYGKLAGSEVEDKVILTGSHIDTVVSGGRYDGAYGVAAAVTALHYLQRTFGQPLRSLEVVSFCEEEGSRFPLTFWGSGNVTGLYDGSERESCADAEGVTLAAAMAACGLGGSLEASGTGSYNTSESGDAVFGHSPVRSDIAAYVELHIEQGIILERSSREIGVVQAIAGQQRYKVKVCGTANHAGTTPMGLRQDALAGSAEMLLALERAALAEGDPLVATSGRLEVYPGTPNVIPGEVQFTLDIRHSEALRLERFCSGILDEFADIAGRRGLILEVLPQLATTPAPMDAGLCTLLEQICLEQGRSYRSMVSGAGHDAQLFAPRCPSAMIFVPSRGGVSHSPDEYTSPEELAAGLEVLTAILYKLAYTEN